CCTGACTGTCACAGTAGATGGCTATTGGttttattggtgggaatttgGGCTTATTCATGATGAAACGTATCCACTGAGCTACACATGTTGCTGTCGCAAGAGCCCTGTACTTAGCTTTTGCTGATGATTTGGCCATCACATTTTACTTCCTACTCTTTTATGTTATCAAACTTGTTCTCAGGAAGAAGCAATAGTCCGTTATTGACCTTCTCGAATTAGGACATACAGCCCAATTACTATCCGAATATCCAATCACTTCAAAATCTGACTTGGTGGAAAAGAATAGACCTTGTGCTAGGGAGGATTTCAAGTATCTTAGTACTCTTAGACCAGCTTTGAAGTGTTTGTCAGTGGGACATTTCAAAAATTGGCTTAACTTGCTAACTGCATAGCTGATTTTGGATCTTATATTTGCCAAGTATAGTAAGTACCCAATTAGTCTTCGATATTCAGTGTTGGTCTCTAACCTTGTTCCTGTGGATTTTGATAGTTGATTGGAGTGACTGGAGTAATTCATTGGGGTTGTGGCACTCTTGTCAGCTAGCATGCCATAATCTTCAAGAAGTTCAAGGCAATATTTGCGTTGGTACATTTCAAATCCCTCCCTACTTCTGGCAAACTCGATGCGTAAGAAGTACTTAAGTTCACTAATGTCCTTGATCTGGAACAGTTTGTGCAGGTAATCTTTGATAGCCTGAATCTCAACCATACAATTTTCTGACAAAACGAGGTCATCCATATACACAAGTATGGCAGTGAAGGAATTATCAAAGCTCTTGGTGAAGAGACAATCATCATGCTTCGATTGATGGTATCCAAAACTGGTGAGAGTGGTGGCAAGC
This region of Arachis hypogaea cultivar Tifrunner chromosome 8, arahy.Tifrunner.gnm2.J5K5, whole genome shotgun sequence genomic DNA includes:
- the LOC140174635 gene encoding uncharacterized mitochondrial protein AtMg00810-like, with translation MDDLVLSENCMVEIQAIKDYLHKLFQIKDISELKYFLRIEFARSREGFEMYQRKYCLELLEDYGMLADKSATTPMNYSSHSNQLSKSTGTRLETNTEYRRLIGYLLYLANIRSKISYAVSKLSQFLKCPTDKHFKAGLRVLRYLKSSLAQGLFFSTKSDFEVIGYSDSNWAVCPNSRRSITDYCFFLRTSLIT